In Heliangelus exortis chromosome Z, bHelExo1.hap1, whole genome shotgun sequence, a genomic segment contains:
- the TPM2 gene encoding tropomyosin beta chain isoform X3, with amino-acid sequence MEAIKKKMQMLKLDKENAIDRAEQAEADKKQAEDRCKQLEEEQQSLQKKLKGTEDEVEKYSESVKEAQEKLEQAEKKATDAEAEVASLNRRIQLVEEELDRAQERLATALQKLEEAEKAADESERGMKVIENRAMKDEEKMELQEMQLKEAKHIAEEADRKYEEVARKLVVLEGELERSEERAEVAESKCGDLEEELKIVTNNLKSLEAQADKYSTKEDKYEEEIRLLGEKLKEAETRAEFAERSVAKLEKTIDDLEESLASAKQENVGIHQVLDQTLLELNNL; translated from the exons ATGGAAGCCATCAAGAAGAAGATGCAGATGCTGAAACTGGACAAGGAGAACGCCATCGATCGCGCCGAGCAGGCGGAGGCTGACAAGAAGCAGGCGGAGGACCGCTGCAAGCAG ctggaggaggaacaGCAGAGCTTGCAGAAGAAGCTGAAGGGCACAGAGGATGAGGTGGAGAAGTACTCCGAGTCTGTCAAGGAGGcccaggagaagctggagcAGGCGGAGAAGAAAGCTACAGAC GCTGAGGCTGAAGTGGCTTCTCTGAACCGCCGTATCCAGCtggtggaggaggagctggatCGAGCCCAGGAGCGCCTGGCCACTGCCCTGCagaagctggaggaggctgagaaggCAGCTGATGAGAGCGAGAG AGGCATGAAGGTCATTGAAAACAGGGCCATGAAGGATGAGGAGAAGATGGAGCTCcaggaaatgcagctgaagGAGGCGAAGCACATAGCAGAGGAGGCTGACCGTAAATATGAGGAG GTTGCCCGCAAGCTGGTCGTCCTTGAGGGAGAGCTGGAGCGCTcagaggagagggcagaggtGGCAGAGAG TAAATGTGGTGACCTAGAGGAAGAGCTGAAAATTGTCACCAACAACTTGAAGTCCCTGGAGGCTCAGGCTGACAAG tATTCCACCAAGGAGGACAAGTACGAGGAGGAAATCAGGCTTCTAGGGGAAAAACTGAAGGAG GCTGAGACACGGGCAGAGTTTGCAGAGAGGTCTGTGGCGAAGCTGGAGAAAACCATCGATGATCTGGAAG AGAGTCTGGCCAGTGCCAAACAGGAGAACGTGGGGATTCACCAGGTCCTGGACCAGACCTTGTTGGAGCTGAATAACCTCTGA
- the TPM2 gene encoding tropomyosin beta chain isoform X2, with the protein MEAIKKKMQMLKLDKENAIDRAEQAEADKKQAEDRCKQLEEEQQSLQKKLKGTEDEVEKYSESVKEAQEKLEQAEKKATDAEAEVASLNRRIQLVEEELDRAQERLATALQKLEEAEKAADESERGMKVIENRAMKDEEKMELQEMQLKEAKHIAEEADRKYEEVARKLVVLEGELERSEERAEVAESRVRQLEEELRTMDQSRKSLIASEEEYSTKEDKYEEEIRLLGEKLKEAETRAEFAERSVAKLEKTIDDLEDEVYAQKMKYKAISEELDNALNDITSL; encoded by the exons ATGGAAGCCATCAAGAAGAAGATGCAGATGCTGAAACTGGACAAGGAGAACGCCATCGATCGCGCCGAGCAGGCGGAGGCTGACAAGAAGCAGGCGGAGGACCGCTGCAAGCAG ctggaggaggaacaGCAGAGCTTGCAGAAGAAGCTGAAGGGCACAGAGGATGAGGTGGAGAAGTACTCCGAGTCTGTCAAGGAGGcccaggagaagctggagcAGGCGGAGAAGAAAGCTACAGAC GCTGAGGCTGAAGTGGCTTCTCTGAACCGCCGTATCCAGCtggtggaggaggagctggatCGAGCCCAGGAGCGCCTGGCCACTGCCCTGCagaagctggaggaggctgagaaggCAGCTGATGAGAGCGAGAG AGGCATGAAGGTCATTGAAAACAGGGCCATGAAGGATGAGGAGAAGATGGAGCTCcaggaaatgcagctgaagGAGGCGAAGCACATAGCAGAGGAGGCTGACCGTAAATATGAGGAG GTTGCCCGCAAGCTGGTCGTCCTTGAGGGAGAGCTGGAGCGCTcagaggagagggcagaggtGGCAGAGAG CCGAGTGAGACAGTTGGAAGAAGAGCTGCGGACCATGGACCAGAGTCGCAAATCCCTCATTGCCTCAGAGGAAGAG tATTCCACCAAGGAGGACAAGTACGAGGAGGAAATCAGGCTTCTAGGGGAAAAACTGAAGGAG GCTGAGACACGGGCAGAGTTTGCAGAGAGGTCTGTGGCGAAGCTGGAGAAAACCATCGATGATCTGGAAG ATGAAGTGTATGCGCAGAAGATGAAGTACAAAGCCATCAGCGAGGAGCTGGACAATGCACTTAATGACATCACCTCCCTCTAA
- the TPM2 gene encoding tropomyosin beta chain isoform X4, translating into MEAIKKKMQMLKLDKENAIDRAEQAEADKKQAEDRCKQLEEEQQSLQKKLKGTEDEVEKYSESVKEAQEKLEQAEKKATDAEAEVASLNRRIQLVEEELDRAQERLATALQKLEEAEKAADESERGMKVIENRAMKDEEKMELQEMQLKEAKHIAEEADRKYEEVARKLVVLEGELERSEERAEVAESRVRQLEEELRTMDQSRKSLIASEEEYSTKEDKYEEEIRLLGEKLKEAETRAEFAERSVAKLEKTIDDLEESLASAKQENVGIHQVLDQTLLELNNL; encoded by the exons ATGGAAGCCATCAAGAAGAAGATGCAGATGCTGAAACTGGACAAGGAGAACGCCATCGATCGCGCCGAGCAGGCGGAGGCTGACAAGAAGCAGGCGGAGGACCGCTGCAAGCAG ctggaggaggaacaGCAGAGCTTGCAGAAGAAGCTGAAGGGCACAGAGGATGAGGTGGAGAAGTACTCCGAGTCTGTCAAGGAGGcccaggagaagctggagcAGGCGGAGAAGAAAGCTACAGAC GCTGAGGCTGAAGTGGCTTCTCTGAACCGCCGTATCCAGCtggtggaggaggagctggatCGAGCCCAGGAGCGCCTGGCCACTGCCCTGCagaagctggaggaggctgagaaggCAGCTGATGAGAGCGAGAG AGGCATGAAGGTCATTGAAAACAGGGCCATGAAGGATGAGGAGAAGATGGAGCTCcaggaaatgcagctgaagGAGGCGAAGCACATAGCAGAGGAGGCTGACCGTAAATATGAGGAG GTTGCCCGCAAGCTGGTCGTCCTTGAGGGAGAGCTGGAGCGCTcagaggagagggcagaggtGGCAGAGAG CCGAGTGAGACAGTTGGAAGAAGAGCTGCGGACCATGGACCAGAGTCGCAAATCCCTCATTGCCTCAGAGGAAGAG tATTCCACCAAGGAGGACAAGTACGAGGAGGAAATCAGGCTTCTAGGGGAAAAACTGAAGGAG GCTGAGACACGGGCAGAGTTTGCAGAGAGGTCTGTGGCGAAGCTGGAGAAAACCATCGATGATCTGGAAG AGAGTCTGGCCAGTGCCAAACAGGAGAACGTGGGGATTCACCAGGTCCTGGACCAGACCTTGTTGGAGCTGAATAACCTCTGA
- the TPM2 gene encoding tropomyosin beta chain isoform X9 encodes MEAIKKKMQMLKLDKENAIDRAEQAEADKKQAEDRCKQLEEEQQSLQKKLKGTEDEVEKYSESVKEAQEKLEQAEKKATDAEAEVASLNRRIQLVEEELDRAQERLATALQKLEEAEKAADESERGMKVIENRAMKDEEKMELQEMQLKEAKHIAEEADRKYEEVARKLVVLEGELERSEERAEVAESKCGDLEEELKIVTNNLKSLEAQADKYSTKEDKYEEEIRLLGEKLKEAETRAEFAERSVAKLEKTIDDLEERSRQEAEKNRILTNELRVILTELNN; translated from the exons ATGGAAGCCATCAAGAAGAAGATGCAGATGCTGAAACTGGACAAGGAGAACGCCATCGATCGCGCCGAGCAGGCGGAGGCTGACAAGAAGCAGGCGGAGGACCGCTGCAAGCAG ctggaggaggaacaGCAGAGCTTGCAGAAGAAGCTGAAGGGCACAGAGGATGAGGTGGAGAAGTACTCCGAGTCTGTCAAGGAGGcccaggagaagctggagcAGGCGGAGAAGAAAGCTACAGAC GCTGAGGCTGAAGTGGCTTCTCTGAACCGCCGTATCCAGCtggtggaggaggagctggatCGAGCCCAGGAGCGCCTGGCCACTGCCCTGCagaagctggaggaggctgagaaggCAGCTGATGAGAGCGAGAG AGGCATGAAGGTCATTGAAAACAGGGCCATGAAGGATGAGGAGAAGATGGAGCTCcaggaaatgcagctgaagGAGGCGAAGCACATAGCAGAGGAGGCTGACCGTAAATATGAGGAG GTTGCCCGCAAGCTGGTCGTCCTTGAGGGAGAGCTGGAGCGCTcagaggagagggcagaggtGGCAGAGAG TAAATGTGGTGACCTAGAGGAAGAGCTGAAAATTGTCACCAACAACTTGAAGTCCCTGGAGGCTCAGGCTGACAAG tATTCCACCAAGGAGGACAAGTACGAGGAGGAAATCAGGCTTCTAGGGGAAAAACTGAAGGAG GCTGAGACACGGGCAGAGTTTGCAGAGAGGTCTGTGGCGAAGCTGGAGAAAACCATCGATGATCTGGAAG AGCGCTCCCGTCAGGAAGCCGAGAAAAACCGCATTCTTACTAATGAGCTGCGGGTCATCCTTACCGAACTTAACAACTGA
- the TPM2 gene encoding tropomyosin beta chain isoform X1: MEAIKKKMQMLKLDKENAIDRAEQAEADKKQAEDRCKQLEEEQQSLQKKLKGTEDEVEKYSESVKEAQEKLEQAEKKATDAEAEVASLNRRIQLVEEELDRAQERLATALQKLEEAEKAADESERGMKVIENRAMKDEEKMELQEMQLKEAKHIAEEADRKYEEVARKLVVLEGELERSEERAEVAESKCGDLEEELKIVTNNLKSLEAQADKYSTKEDKYEEEIRLLGEKLKEAETRAEFAERSVAKLEKTIDDLEDEVYAQKMKYKAISEELDNALNDITSL; encoded by the exons ATGGAAGCCATCAAGAAGAAGATGCAGATGCTGAAACTGGACAAGGAGAACGCCATCGATCGCGCCGAGCAGGCGGAGGCTGACAAGAAGCAGGCGGAGGACCGCTGCAAGCAG ctggaggaggaacaGCAGAGCTTGCAGAAGAAGCTGAAGGGCACAGAGGATGAGGTGGAGAAGTACTCCGAGTCTGTCAAGGAGGcccaggagaagctggagcAGGCGGAGAAGAAAGCTACAGAC GCTGAGGCTGAAGTGGCTTCTCTGAACCGCCGTATCCAGCtggtggaggaggagctggatCGAGCCCAGGAGCGCCTGGCCACTGCCCTGCagaagctggaggaggctgagaaggCAGCTGATGAGAGCGAGAG AGGCATGAAGGTCATTGAAAACAGGGCCATGAAGGATGAGGAGAAGATGGAGCTCcaggaaatgcagctgaagGAGGCGAAGCACATAGCAGAGGAGGCTGACCGTAAATATGAGGAG GTTGCCCGCAAGCTGGTCGTCCTTGAGGGAGAGCTGGAGCGCTcagaggagagggcagaggtGGCAGAGAG TAAATGTGGTGACCTAGAGGAAGAGCTGAAAATTGTCACCAACAACTTGAAGTCCCTGGAGGCTCAGGCTGACAAG tATTCCACCAAGGAGGACAAGTACGAGGAGGAAATCAGGCTTCTAGGGGAAAAACTGAAGGAG GCTGAGACACGGGCAGAGTTTGCAGAGAGGTCTGTGGCGAAGCTGGAGAAAACCATCGATGATCTGGAAG ATGAAGTGTATGCGCAGAAGATGAAGTACAAAGCCATCAGCGAGGAGCTGGACAATGCACTTAATGACATCACCTCCCTCTAA
- the TPM2 gene encoding tropomyosin beta chain isoform X8: MAGISSIDAVKKKIQSLQQVADEAEERAEHLQREADAERQARERAEAEVASLNRRIQLVEEELDRAQERLATALQKLEEAEKAADESERGMKVIENRAMKDEEKMELQEMQLKEAKHIAEEADRKYEEVARKLVVLEGELERSEERAEVAESRVRQLEEELRTMDQSRKSLIASEEEYSTKEDKYEEEIRLLGEKLKEAETRAEFAERSVAKLEKTIDDLEESLASAKQENVGIHQVLDQTLLELNNL, encoded by the exons ATGGCCGGCATCAGCTCCATCGACGCCGTCAAGAAGAAGATCCAAAGCCTGCAGCAGGTGGCCGACGAGGCGGAGGAGCGCGCCGAGCACCTGCAGCGGGAGGCCGATGCCGAGCGGCAGGCCCGGGAGCGG GCTGAGGCTGAAGTGGCTTCTCTGAACCGCCGTATCCAGCtggtggaggaggagctggatCGAGCCCAGGAGCGCCTGGCCACTGCCCTGCagaagctggaggaggctgagaaggCAGCTGATGAGAGCGAGAG AGGCATGAAGGTCATTGAAAACAGGGCCATGAAGGATGAGGAGAAGATGGAGCTCcaggaaatgcagctgaagGAGGCGAAGCACATAGCAGAGGAGGCTGACCGTAAATATGAGGAG GTTGCCCGCAAGCTGGTCGTCCTTGAGGGAGAGCTGGAGCGCTcagaggagagggcagaggtGGCAGAGAG CCGAGTGAGACAGTTGGAAGAAGAGCTGCGGACCATGGACCAGAGTCGCAAATCCCTCATTGCCTCAGAGGAAGAG tATTCCACCAAGGAGGACAAGTACGAGGAGGAAATCAGGCTTCTAGGGGAAAAACTGAAGGAG GCTGAGACACGGGCAGAGTTTGCAGAGAGGTCTGTGGCGAAGCTGGAGAAAACCATCGATGATCTGGAAG AGAGTCTGGCCAGTGCCAAACAGGAGAACGTGGGGATTCACCAGGTCCTGGACCAGACCTTGTTGGAGCTGAATAACCTCTGA
- the TPM2 gene encoding tropomyosin beta chain isoform X10 translates to MAGISSIDAVKKKIQSLQQVADEAEERAEHLQREADAERQARERAEAEVASLNRRIQLVEEELDRAQERLATALQKLEEAEKAADESERGMKVIENRAMKDEEKMELQEMQLKEAKHIAEEADRKYEEVARKLVVLEGELERSEERAEVAESRVRQLEEELRTMDQSRKSLIASEEEYSTKEDKYEEEIRLLGEKLKEAETRAEFAERSVAKLEKTIDDLEERSRQEAEKNRILTNELRVILTELNN, encoded by the exons ATGGCCGGCATCAGCTCCATCGACGCCGTCAAGAAGAAGATCCAAAGCCTGCAGCAGGTGGCCGACGAGGCGGAGGAGCGCGCCGAGCACCTGCAGCGGGAGGCCGATGCCGAGCGGCAGGCCCGGGAGCGG GCTGAGGCTGAAGTGGCTTCTCTGAACCGCCGTATCCAGCtggtggaggaggagctggatCGAGCCCAGGAGCGCCTGGCCACTGCCCTGCagaagctggaggaggctgagaaggCAGCTGATGAGAGCGAGAG AGGCATGAAGGTCATTGAAAACAGGGCCATGAAGGATGAGGAGAAGATGGAGCTCcaggaaatgcagctgaagGAGGCGAAGCACATAGCAGAGGAGGCTGACCGTAAATATGAGGAG GTTGCCCGCAAGCTGGTCGTCCTTGAGGGAGAGCTGGAGCGCTcagaggagagggcagaggtGGCAGAGAG CCGAGTGAGACAGTTGGAAGAAGAGCTGCGGACCATGGACCAGAGTCGCAAATCCCTCATTGCCTCAGAGGAAGAG tATTCCACCAAGGAGGACAAGTACGAGGAGGAAATCAGGCTTCTAGGGGAAAAACTGAAGGAG GCTGAGACACGGGCAGAGTTTGCAGAGAGGTCTGTGGCGAAGCTGGAGAAAACCATCGATGATCTGGAAG AGCGCTCCCGTCAGGAAGCCGAGAAAAACCGCATTCTTACTAATGAGCTGCGGGTCATCCTTACCGAACTTAACAACTGA
- the TPM2 gene encoding tropomyosin beta chain isoform X7 produces the protein MAGISSIDAVKKKIQSLQQVADEAEERAEHLQREADAERQARERAEAEVASLNRRIQLVEEELDRAQERLATALQKLEEAEKAADESERGMKVIENRAMKDEEKMELQEMQLKEAKHIAEEADRKYEEVARKLVVLEGELERSEERAEVAESKCGDLEEELKIVTNNLKSLEAQADKYSTKEDKYEEEIRLLGEKLKEAETRAEFAERSVAKLEKTIDDLEESLASAKQENVGIHQVLDQTLLELNNL, from the exons ATGGCCGGCATCAGCTCCATCGACGCCGTCAAGAAGAAGATCCAAAGCCTGCAGCAGGTGGCCGACGAGGCGGAGGAGCGCGCCGAGCACCTGCAGCGGGAGGCCGATGCCGAGCGGCAGGCCCGGGAGCGG GCTGAGGCTGAAGTGGCTTCTCTGAACCGCCGTATCCAGCtggtggaggaggagctggatCGAGCCCAGGAGCGCCTGGCCACTGCCCTGCagaagctggaggaggctgagaaggCAGCTGATGAGAGCGAGAG AGGCATGAAGGTCATTGAAAACAGGGCCATGAAGGATGAGGAGAAGATGGAGCTCcaggaaatgcagctgaagGAGGCGAAGCACATAGCAGAGGAGGCTGACCGTAAATATGAGGAG GTTGCCCGCAAGCTGGTCGTCCTTGAGGGAGAGCTGGAGCGCTcagaggagagggcagaggtGGCAGAGAG TAAATGTGGTGACCTAGAGGAAGAGCTGAAAATTGTCACCAACAACTTGAAGTCCCTGGAGGCTCAGGCTGACAAG tATTCCACCAAGGAGGACAAGTACGAGGAGGAAATCAGGCTTCTAGGGGAAAAACTGAAGGAG GCTGAGACACGGGCAGAGTTTGCAGAGAGGTCTGTGGCGAAGCTGGAGAAAACCATCGATGATCTGGAAG AGAGTCTGGCCAGTGCCAAACAGGAGAACGTGGGGATTCACCAGGTCCTGGACCAGACCTTGTTGGAGCTGAATAACCTCTGA
- the TPM2 gene encoding tropomyosin beta chain isoform X6, with translation MAGISSIDAVKKKIQSLQQVADEAEERAEHLQREADAERQARERAEAEVASLNRRIQLVEEELDRAQERLATALQKLEEAEKAADESERGMKVIENRAMKDEEKMELQEMQLKEAKHIAEEADRKYEEVARKLVVLEGELERSEERAEVAESRVRQLEEELRTMDQSRKSLIASEEEYSTKEDKYEEEIRLLGEKLKEAETRAEFAERSVAKLEKTIDDLEDEVYAQKMKYKAISEELDNALNDITSL, from the exons ATGGCCGGCATCAGCTCCATCGACGCCGTCAAGAAGAAGATCCAAAGCCTGCAGCAGGTGGCCGACGAGGCGGAGGAGCGCGCCGAGCACCTGCAGCGGGAGGCCGATGCCGAGCGGCAGGCCCGGGAGCGG GCTGAGGCTGAAGTGGCTTCTCTGAACCGCCGTATCCAGCtggtggaggaggagctggatCGAGCCCAGGAGCGCCTGGCCACTGCCCTGCagaagctggaggaggctgagaaggCAGCTGATGAGAGCGAGAG AGGCATGAAGGTCATTGAAAACAGGGCCATGAAGGATGAGGAGAAGATGGAGCTCcaggaaatgcagctgaagGAGGCGAAGCACATAGCAGAGGAGGCTGACCGTAAATATGAGGAG GTTGCCCGCAAGCTGGTCGTCCTTGAGGGAGAGCTGGAGCGCTcagaggagagggcagaggtGGCAGAGAG CCGAGTGAGACAGTTGGAAGAAGAGCTGCGGACCATGGACCAGAGTCGCAAATCCCTCATTGCCTCAGAGGAAGAG tATTCCACCAAGGAGGACAAGTACGAGGAGGAAATCAGGCTTCTAGGGGAAAAACTGAAGGAG GCTGAGACACGGGCAGAGTTTGCAGAGAGGTCTGTGGCGAAGCTGGAGAAAACCATCGATGATCTGGAAG ATGAAGTGTATGCGCAGAAGATGAAGTACAAAGCCATCAGCGAGGAGCTGGACAATGCACTTAATGACATCACCTCCCTCTAA
- the TPM2 gene encoding tropomyosin beta chain isoform X11, whose translation MAGISSIDAVKKKIQSLQQVADEAEERAEHLQREADAERQARERAEAEVASLNRRIQLVEEELDRAQERLATALQKLEEAEKAADESERGMKVIENRAMKDEEKMELQEMQLKEAKHIAEEADRKYEEVARKLVVLEGELERSEERAEVAESKCGDLEEELKIVTNNLKSLEAQADKYSTKEDKYEEEIRLLGEKLKEAETRAEFAERSVAKLEKTIDDLEERSRQEAEKNRILTNELRVILTELNN comes from the exons ATGGCCGGCATCAGCTCCATCGACGCCGTCAAGAAGAAGATCCAAAGCCTGCAGCAGGTGGCCGACGAGGCGGAGGAGCGCGCCGAGCACCTGCAGCGGGAGGCCGATGCCGAGCGGCAGGCCCGGGAGCGG GCTGAGGCTGAAGTGGCTTCTCTGAACCGCCGTATCCAGCtggtggaggaggagctggatCGAGCCCAGGAGCGCCTGGCCACTGCCCTGCagaagctggaggaggctgagaaggCAGCTGATGAGAGCGAGAG AGGCATGAAGGTCATTGAAAACAGGGCCATGAAGGATGAGGAGAAGATGGAGCTCcaggaaatgcagctgaagGAGGCGAAGCACATAGCAGAGGAGGCTGACCGTAAATATGAGGAG GTTGCCCGCAAGCTGGTCGTCCTTGAGGGAGAGCTGGAGCGCTcagaggagagggcagaggtGGCAGAGAG TAAATGTGGTGACCTAGAGGAAGAGCTGAAAATTGTCACCAACAACTTGAAGTCCCTGGAGGCTCAGGCTGACAAG tATTCCACCAAGGAGGACAAGTACGAGGAGGAAATCAGGCTTCTAGGGGAAAAACTGAAGGAG GCTGAGACACGGGCAGAGTTTGCAGAGAGGTCTGTGGCGAAGCTGGAGAAAACCATCGATGATCTGGAAG AGCGCTCCCGTCAGGAAGCCGAGAAAAACCGCATTCTTACTAATGAGCTGCGGGTCATCCTTACCGAACTTAACAACTGA
- the TPM2 gene encoding tropomyosin beta chain isoform X5, which yields MAGISSIDAVKKKIQSLQQVADEAEERAEHLQREADAERQARERAEAEVASLNRRIQLVEEELDRAQERLATALQKLEEAEKAADESERGMKVIENRAMKDEEKMELQEMQLKEAKHIAEEADRKYEEVARKLVVLEGELERSEERAEVAESKCGDLEEELKIVTNNLKSLEAQADKYSTKEDKYEEEIRLLGEKLKEAETRAEFAERSVAKLEKTIDDLEDEVYAQKMKYKAISEELDNALNDITSL from the exons ATGGCCGGCATCAGCTCCATCGACGCCGTCAAGAAGAAGATCCAAAGCCTGCAGCAGGTGGCCGACGAGGCGGAGGAGCGCGCCGAGCACCTGCAGCGGGAGGCCGATGCCGAGCGGCAGGCCCGGGAGCGG GCTGAGGCTGAAGTGGCTTCTCTGAACCGCCGTATCCAGCtggtggaggaggagctggatCGAGCCCAGGAGCGCCTGGCCACTGCCCTGCagaagctggaggaggctgagaaggCAGCTGATGAGAGCGAGAG AGGCATGAAGGTCATTGAAAACAGGGCCATGAAGGATGAGGAGAAGATGGAGCTCcaggaaatgcagctgaagGAGGCGAAGCACATAGCAGAGGAGGCTGACCGTAAATATGAGGAG GTTGCCCGCAAGCTGGTCGTCCTTGAGGGAGAGCTGGAGCGCTcagaggagagggcagaggtGGCAGAGAG TAAATGTGGTGACCTAGAGGAAGAGCTGAAAATTGTCACCAACAACTTGAAGTCCCTGGAGGCTCAGGCTGACAAG tATTCCACCAAGGAGGACAAGTACGAGGAGGAAATCAGGCTTCTAGGGGAAAAACTGAAGGAG GCTGAGACACGGGCAGAGTTTGCAGAGAGGTCTGTGGCGAAGCTGGAGAAAACCATCGATGATCTGGAAG ATGAAGTGTATGCGCAGAAGATGAAGTACAAAGCCATCAGCGAGGAGCTGGACAATGCACTTAATGACATCACCTCCCTCTAA